From a single Planctellipticum variicoloris genomic region:
- a CDS encoding DUF1570 domain-containing protein: MCFRRTIAAGLLLPWCLPSASADVFTVKDDNGEQVTVSARWGGSGRQVAVLEFPNGRVQPIPEDRILAREPADDPAPLTGEELAGQLVDRFGAGRTVTRVEAPYVLAVVMAAPNGADRATKNRVQALLKKAGLFLKGVQTSFENEMRELEIDLQPLRYALPVVIFESDSDFDAYYRTELGEQAGLSAKNVASFYDVLSNRLILRARECRSFDTPLHESIHQLVYNRGLIRRLAPVPLWLHEGLASGFEGDGVRVKSGPRAVNERYASVALRTRKADWTDLVENDKAFQGDVLAAQAYAQSWGLHWLLLTRYPEAYQQILKHYRQVEPLAEPDPAERKLLVERSTGKTLPELQSEFVEAVSKARARKR; encoded by the coding sequence ATGTGTTTCCGCAGAACCATCGCCGCCGGGCTGCTTCTCCCGTGGTGCCTGCCCTCGGCCTCCGCCGATGTTTTTACCGTCAAAGACGACAACGGCGAGCAGGTGACCGTGTCGGCCCGCTGGGGCGGCAGCGGTCGACAGGTGGCAGTCCTCGAATTCCCCAACGGTCGCGTACAGCCCATTCCCGAAGATCGGATCCTCGCCCGCGAGCCGGCCGACGATCCAGCACCTCTCACGGGCGAAGAACTCGCCGGGCAACTCGTCGACCGCTTCGGAGCCGGACGCACGGTCACGCGGGTTGAAGCGCCGTACGTGCTGGCCGTCGTCATGGCGGCTCCGAACGGGGCCGACCGGGCGACGAAGAATCGCGTCCAGGCCCTGCTGAAGAAGGCGGGCTTGTTCCTCAAAGGGGTGCAGACTTCGTTCGAGAACGAAATGCGGGAGCTGGAGATCGACCTGCAGCCGCTCCGCTACGCTCTGCCAGTCGTCATCTTCGAGTCCGACAGCGACTTCGACGCATACTACCGGACCGAGCTGGGAGAACAGGCCGGACTGTCGGCGAAGAACGTCGCTTCGTTCTACGACGTGCTGTCCAATCGTCTGATCCTGCGGGCTCGCGAGTGCCGGTCGTTCGATACGCCGCTGCACGAGTCCATCCATCAACTGGTCTACAACCGCGGCCTGATCCGCCGGCTCGCCCCGGTCCCGCTATGGCTGCACGAAGGCTTGGCCAGCGGCTTCGAAGGGGACGGCGTCCGCGTCAAGAGCGGTCCCCGCGCCGTCAACGAGCGGTATGCCTCAGTGGCACTGCGGACGCGCAAAGCCGACTGGACCGATCTCGTCGAAAACGACAAGGCCTTCCAGGGGGATGTTCTCGCCGCCCAGGCCTACGCCCAGTCCTGGGGACTCCACTGGCTGCTGCTGACTCGCTACCCGGAAGCCTATCAGCAGATTTTGAAGCACTACCGTCAGGTCGAGCCGCTGGCGGAACCGGACCCGGCCGAGCGAAAGCTGCTCGTCGAAAGATCGACCGGGAAGACGCTGCCAGAGCTGCAGTCAGAATTCGTCGAGGCGGTCTCCAAGGCCCGAGCCCGGAAGCGCTGA